One Chlamydiales bacterium STE3 genomic window carries:
- a CDS encoding putative cation efflux system membrane protein C (Product derived from UniProtKB/Trembl:Q6MEI5;Gene name derived from UniProtKB/Trembl:Q6MEI5) produces the protein MPFNKKIFLALLCFFQPLLSNILDFGTAVERTLNQSPLLQIASADTCSKKGEQQQSSLYPNPVVSYEIENFAGNKSWRGWGKREERYLYGQLFETANKRLYRYKAVSYQYYASLVGYEVSKLTVLNRLSRAFNAVAAAQELLIVAKEQANISQEVLAIAQKKVEFGKASFIQQSKAEVACEAAIQTYENALIEWEVAKKKLALLWGSTSPDFTEVVYPFYEIHPPMPFEECLTNLCNQPEVVKNVYEYLSAQKAWQLEKAKRIPNINVQIGYKADYETKEQGLMAGLSVPLPLFDQNQGNIQRAHYDMLKTGEQGKQLWLFLKSRLAISYDELQLVFSEANRFKNSILKAATQSFALAEKGYHEGKFEYLDVLDAQRTLFEMRQKYIQAIANYHNKRADIDYLNSQMD, from the coding sequence ATGCCCTTTAATAAAAAAATTTTTCTTGCCCTTCTTTGCTTCTTTCAGCCACTTTTAAGCAACATTCTTGATTTTGGTACGGCTGTTGAGCGGACTTTAAACCAATCCCCACTACTACAAATTGCAAGTGCAGATACTTGCTCTAAGAAGGGAGAACAACAACAATCCTCCCTTTATCCCAACCCTGTAGTAAGCTATGAAATTGAAAATTTTGCCGGCAATAAAAGCTGGAGGGGTTGGGGAAAGCGTGAAGAAAGATATCTTTACGGGCAGCTTTTTGAAACAGCCAACAAAAGGCTCTATCGTTACAAAGCTGTCTCTTATCAATACTACGCTTCTCTCGTGGGCTATGAAGTATCAAAACTGACGGTATTGAATCGTTTAAGCCGAGCATTCAATGCAGTTGCCGCAGCTCAAGAACTTTTAATCGTCGCCAAAGAACAAGCGAACATTTCTCAAGAAGTTCTTGCGATCGCACAGAAAAAGGTCGAATTCGGCAAAGCTTCTTTTATCCAACAAAGCAAAGCGGAAGTAGCTTGCGAAGCAGCCATTCAGACCTATGAAAATGCGCTTATCGAATGGGAAGTCGCTAAAAAGAAGCTAGCTCTTTTGTGGGGAAGCACGTCGCCAGATTTTACTGAAGTGGTTTATCCATTCTATGAAATACACCCCCCAATGCCATTTGAAGAATGCCTGACCAACTTATGTAATCAACCTGAAGTTGTGAAAAACGTTTATGAGTACTTAAGTGCTCAAAAGGCTTGGCAGTTAGAAAAGGCTAAACGCATCCCTAATATTAATGTGCAAATTGGTTACAAAGCAGATTATGAGACAAAAGAGCAAGGCCTCATGGCTGGGCTCTCAGTTCCCCTGCCTTTGTTCGATCAGAATCAAGGCAATATCCAACGTGCCCATTATGATATGTTAAAGACTGGGGAGCAAGGCAAGCAACTTTGGCTCTTTCTAAAATCCAGACTTGCCATCTCTTATGATGAACTGCAACTAGTCTTTTCCGAAGCTAATCGTTTCAAAAATTCTATTCTTAAGGCAGCAACACAATCTTTTGCATTAGCAGAAAAAGGCTACCATGAAGGCAAGTTTGAATACCTCGATGTTCTGGATGCTCAAAGAACGCTATTTGAAATGCGACAAAAATACATTCAAGCTATTGCTAACTATCATAATAAAAGAGCAGATATTGATTATTTAAACAGCCAAATGGATTAA